One Desulfovibrio fairfieldensis genomic window carries:
- the hisD gene encoding histidinol dehydrogenase, producing the protein MTCRILTLQNEQEWPKAAQWLQGRSNPGDGVENAVRDILAAVRDKGDEALVDFTRRFDCPDFAPPLRVSEQEIARAAASVSVESREQISGAAANIRAFHEAQLEKSWFLTRPDGSILGQRVLPVDAVGLYVPGGQGGNTPLVSSLLMNAIPAQVAGVPRLAVCTPPRKDGSVNPHILAAAHLLDIDEVYRVGGAWSIAALAYGTQSLPPVDVIAGPGNIYVTTAKRLVQGTVGIDMIAGPSEVLVLADSSANVSWIAADMLSQAEHDPLASAICVTDDPRLAESLQQELDNQYVSLPRAQIAGRSLMDWGAIVVVPNLSVAVAVANRVAPEHLEICTRDPWAVLPHIRHAGAVFMGQHSPEAVGDYYAGPNHVLPTLGTARFSSALSVQTFCKKTSIVAASSAFLLQNAPAIAALARLEGLEAHARSVEARRHK; encoded by the coding sequence ATGACATGCCGTATTCTGACCCTGCAGAACGAACAGGAATGGCCCAAAGCCGCCCAGTGGCTGCAGGGCCGCAGCAACCCCGGTGACGGGGTTGAAAATGCCGTGCGGGACATTCTGGCCGCCGTGCGGGACAAGGGCGACGAAGCCCTTGTTGACTTTACCCGCCGTTTCGACTGCCCGGATTTCGCCCCGCCCCTGCGCGTAAGCGAACAGGAAATCGCCCGCGCCGCGGCATCGGTTTCCGTGGAAAGCCGGGAGCAGATCAGCGGGGCCGCCGCCAACATCCGCGCTTTCCACGAAGCCCAGCTGGAGAAATCCTGGTTTCTGACCCGGCCGGACGGCAGCATCCTGGGTCAGCGGGTTCTGCCCGTGGACGCCGTGGGCCTGTACGTGCCGGGCGGCCAGGGCGGCAACACGCCCCTGGTTTCCAGCCTGCTGATGAACGCCATTCCGGCCCAGGTGGCGGGCGTGCCGCGTCTGGCCGTCTGCACGCCGCCCCGCAAGGACGGCAGCGTTAACCCGCACATTCTGGCTGCCGCCCATCTGCTGGATATCGACGAAGTCTACCGCGTGGGCGGGGCCTGGAGCATCGCGGCCCTGGCCTACGGCACGCAGAGTCTGCCGCCGGTGGACGTCATCGCCGGACCGGGCAATATTTATGTGACCACGGCCAAGCGTCTGGTTCAGGGCACAGTGGGCATCGACATGATCGCCGGTCCCAGCGAAGTGCTGGTCCTGGCCGATTCGTCGGCCAATGTGAGCTGGATCGCGGCGGACATGCTCTCTCAGGCCGAGCATGACCCCCTGGCTTCGGCCATCTGCGTCACGGACGATCCCCGCCTTGCCGAAAGCCTGCAGCAGGAACTGGACAACCAGTACGTAAGCCTGCCCAGGGCTCAGATCGCCGGGCGTTCGCTCATGGACTGGGGCGCTATCGTGGTGGTGCCCAACCTCAGTGTGGCCGTGGCCGTGGCCAACCGCGTGGCCCCGGAGCATCTGGAAATCTGCACCCGCGACCCTTGGGCCGTGCTGCCGCACATCCGCCATGCGGGCGCGGTCTTCATGGGGCAGCACAGCCCCGAAGCCGTGGGCGATTATTACGCCGGTCCCAACCATGTGCTGCCCACTCTGGGCACGGCGCGTTTTTCCTCGGCCCTTTCCGTGCAGACCTTCTGCAAAAAAACCAGCATCGTGGCCGCCTCGTCGGCCTTCCTGCTGCAAAATGCCCCGGCCATCGCCGCTCTGGCCCGTCTGGAAGGCCTGGAGGCCCATGCCCGCTCGGTGGAAGCCCGCCGGCACAAATAG
- a CDS encoding phosphoribosylaminoimidazolesuccinocarboxamide synthase has product MKVVVKTDITAYPLLSRGKVRDIYDVDEKTLLIVTTDRMSAFDVIMSEPIPYKGVILNKITLFWMDKFKDIIPNHLLESDVNRFPAALAPWKDELEGRAVLVRKAKPLPVECIVRGYITGSGWKDYQATGQLCGYRLPEGLRESDKLEPALFTPSTKAELGQHDENISVAEAARLLGEDTARLAEKTSLAIYEAGRAYASGRGIIVADTKFEFGFIDGSLHLIDEVLTPDSSRFWPADQYKAGQGQPSFDKQYLRDWLKKQPWNMQPPPPHLPEEVIQATAERYKEAYEILTSEI; this is encoded by the coding sequence ATGAAAGTCGTCGTCAAAACGGACATCACCGCCTATCCTCTGCTTTCGCGCGGCAAAGTGCGCGACATCTACGATGTGGACGAAAAAACCCTGCTCATCGTCACCACGGACCGCATGTCGGCCTTTGACGTGATCATGAGCGAGCCTATTCCCTACAAGGGCGTGATCCTGAACAAGATCACCCTGTTCTGGATGGATAAATTCAAGGACATCATCCCCAACCATCTGCTGGAAAGCGACGTAAACCGCTTCCCAGCCGCCCTGGCCCCCTGGAAGGACGAGCTGGAAGGCCGCGCCGTGCTGGTGCGCAAGGCTAAGCCCCTGCCGGTGGAATGCATCGTGCGCGGCTACATCACGGGTTCCGGCTGGAAAGACTACCAAGCCACGGGCCAGCTCTGCGGCTACAGGCTGCCCGAGGGCCTGCGCGAGTCGGACAAACTTGAGCCCGCCCTGTTCACCCCCTCCACCAAGGCGGAACTGGGCCAGCACGACGAAAACATCAGCGTGGCCGAAGCCGCCCGCCTGCTGGGCGAGGACACGGCCCGTCTGGCGGAAAAAACCTCCCTGGCCATTTACGAGGCCGGGCGCGCCTATGCCTCCGGGCGCGGCATCATCGTGGCGGACACCAAATTTGAATTCGGCTTCATAGACGGCAGCCTGCACCTTATTGACGAAGTGCTCACGCCCGACTCCTCGCGCTTCTGGCCCGCTGACCAGTACAAGGCCGGACAGGGCCAGCCCAGCTTTGACAAGCAGTATCTGCGCGACTGGCTCAAGAAGCAGCCCTGGAATATGCAGCCGCCCCCGCCGCACCTGCCCGAAGAAGTCATTCAGGCCACGGCGGAACGCTACAAGGAAGCCTACGAGATTCTGACCAGCGAAATTTAA
- a CDS encoding enoyl-ACP reductase FabI yields the protein MLLQGKKALIMGLANNRSIAYGIASCLKAQGARLAFNYVGEAIKKRVEPLSEELGGEFTFQCDVCDDAQIQAAADLVKEKWGDLDILVHSVAFANRQDLVGRFVDTSRDGFKLALEVSAYSLTGLCRAFEPLLHDGSSVITMTYHGSTKIIPGYNVMGVAKAALEASVRYLAYDLGPKGVRVNALSAGPIKTLAASAVSSLKDIFNHVEAHAPLRRNVSTTDVGGAAVFLASELSHAVTGEIIYVDSGFNQIGISA from the coding sequence ATGCTGCTGCAAGGTAAAAAAGCCCTGATCATGGGGCTCGCCAACAATAGAAGCATTGCCTACGGCATAGCCTCATGTCTCAAAGCCCAGGGGGCCCGGCTGGCCTTCAACTATGTGGGCGAAGCCATCAAAAAGCGTGTGGAGCCCCTGAGCGAGGAACTCGGCGGGGAATTTACCTTCCAGTGCGACGTCTGCGACGACGCCCAGATTCAGGCCGCCGCCGACTTGGTCAAGGAAAAATGGGGCGATCTGGACATCCTCGTGCATTCCGTGGCCTTTGCCAACCGCCAGGATCTGGTGGGCCGCTTTGTGGACACCTCACGCGACGGCTTCAAGCTGGCCCTGGAGGTTTCCGCCTATTCGCTCACCGGGCTCTGTCGGGCCTTCGAGCCCCTGCTCCACGACGGCAGCTCAGTGATCACCATGACCTACCACGGCTCCACCAAGATCATCCCCGGCTACAACGTCATGGGCGTGGCCAAGGCCGCCTTGGAAGCCTCGGTGCGCTACCTGGCCTATGATCTGGGCCCCAAGGGCGTGCGCGTCAATGCCCTCAGCGCCGGGCCCATCAAAACCCTGGCCGCCTCGGCGGTGTCCAGCCTCAAGGACATCTTCAACCATGTGGAGGCCCACGCCCCCCTGCGCCGCAACGTCAGCACCACGGATGTGGGCGGCGCGGCGGTCTTCCTGGCTTCGGAGCTGTCCCACGCGGTCACCGGTGAAATCATCTACGTGGACAGCGGCTTCAACCAGATCGGCATTTCGGCCTGA
- a CDS encoding tyrosine-type recombinase/integrase, with protein sequence MPLTDTAIKALRPKDKPYKIFDGGGLYIEVLPTGTKVWRIKYRKDKKEQRLTLGTYPQISLREARKELLDVKEKLSHKITPKKAASKAFRAVAAEWLRKQKLTLSETYFKEVSTRLDRLIYPGIGDAELTEITPPQILERILTPLERQEKHETAAKVLSICSRIFRYGVACGHVQSDPCRDLRGVLASKPVKSFAAITDPKEVGRLMAAIKGYEGYGAVRLAMLWSAYTFCRPGEVRRAEWREIVWDKQEWRIPPEKMKMRREHRVPLSAQCMSIIEILRAQRRSDIWLFPSPRPGKPLSENGVSAALRTMGFTKSEMTAHGFRSMASTLLNEQGYDFDVIEIQLAHVSKDAVRATYNRAQYWEKRVKMMQEWADYLDALSLAHQSGLAS encoded by the coding sequence ATGCCCCTGACCGACACTGCTATCAAGGCGTTGCGGCCCAAGGACAAGCCCTACAAAATATTTGACGGTGGCGGCCTCTACATTGAAGTGCTGCCGACCGGCACGAAAGTTTGGCGCATTAAATACCGCAAAGACAAAAAAGAGCAACGCCTGACCTTGGGAACGTATCCGCAGATATCTCTGCGCGAAGCTCGAAAAGAACTCCTCGACGTCAAAGAAAAGCTGTCCCACAAAATCACTCCCAAGAAGGCGGCAAGCAAAGCCTTTCGCGCTGTGGCAGCAGAATGGCTCCGAAAACAGAAACTCACGTTGAGTGAAACCTACTTCAAAGAGGTTTCGACCAGGCTTGATCGCCTGATATATCCAGGAATCGGAGACGCCGAACTTACCGAAATTACTCCTCCGCAGATACTAGAAAGAATTCTTACGCCCCTGGAGCGGCAGGAAAAGCACGAAACGGCGGCCAAGGTTCTGAGCATTTGTTCCAGGATTTTCCGATACGGGGTAGCATGTGGCCATGTGCAGTCTGATCCATGTCGCGATCTGAGAGGCGTCCTGGCTTCAAAGCCCGTTAAATCCTTTGCTGCAATCACAGACCCCAAAGAGGTGGGGAGGCTGATGGCGGCCATCAAGGGCTACGAAGGCTATGGAGCGGTACGCCTGGCCATGCTGTGGTCAGCCTATACTTTTTGCAGGCCTGGAGAAGTGCGCCGCGCTGAGTGGCGTGAAATCGTATGGGATAAACAGGAATGGCGCATCCCGCCCGAGAAGATGAAAATGCGCCGGGAGCATCGCGTACCGTTGTCAGCGCAGTGTATGAGTATTATTGAGATATTGCGGGCTCAGCGCCGTTCCGACATATGGCTATTCCCTTCCCCACGACCTGGCAAACCCTTGTCTGAAAACGGGGTTTCTGCGGCATTGCGCACCATGGGATTCACCAAATCGGAAATGACCGCGCACGGTTTCCGAAGCATGGCGTCTACCCTGCTGAATGAGCAAGGCTATGATTTTGATGTTATCGAAATCCAGTTGGCGCATGTCAGCAAGGATGCCGTCCGGGCAACATACAACAGAGCCCAATACTGGGAAAAACGCGTAAAAATGATGCAGGAATGGGCTGACTATCTTGATGCTCTTAGCCTTGCGCATCAATCGGGTCTGGCGTCCTGA
- a CDS encoding methyltransferase domain-containing protein, whose product MQEQCTLLPQILDPCCGGRMFYFDKHDPRILCCDIRREEHVLCDDRIFTVCPDTVADFRALPHADASFHLVVFDPPHLERCGPQSWQRKKYGKLTKGAWRDDLSAGFKECWRVLKPGGTLIFKWSETQISVQKVLTCFPQRPVFGHTTTANLKTHWMAFYKAVKQA is encoded by the coding sequence ATGCAGGAGCAATGCACCTTACTGCCCCAAATCCTTGATCCCTGCTGCGGCGGCCGTATGTTCTATTTTGATAAGCACGATCCCCGTATACTGTGCTGCGACATTCGCCGGGAAGAGCATGTGCTTTGTGATGATAGGATTTTTACGGTCTGCCCGGACACGGTGGCAGATTTTCGAGCGCTTCCGCATGCCGACGCAAGTTTCCACCTTGTAGTCTTTGATCCTCCGCATCTTGAGCGGTGTGGACCCCAATCCTGGCAGAGGAAGAAGTACGGTAAGCTCACAAAGGGCGCATGGCGCGACGATCTATCAGCCGGGTTCAAGGAGTGCTGGCGGGTGCTCAAGCCCGGAGGGACACTGATTTTTAAGTGGTCCGAGACGCAGATCAGCGTGCAGAAGGTGCTGACATGCTTCCCGCAGCGCCCCGTCTTTGGGCACACGACGACGGCGAATCTCAAAACTCATTGGATGGCATTTTACAAGGCCGTGAAGCAAGCATGA
- a CDS encoding DUF5131 family protein, which translates to MTTKIEWADMTINPVVGCSPCSPGCDNCYAERFAARLAKNPKTAKKYSGVVDEKGKWTGVIDFDVSCLVKLPRKPKRIFVGSMCDLFHDSVMDTHLEQIVGHIGLTRDNAHHTFMLLTKRPERMRDFFTRWEPYRKVTNVWLGVTVCNQAEADAKIPVLLQTPAAVRFVSVEPCLGPVDLRGKLCHWTCPDGSGSWFSPVSGKVHHRLLDWVICGGETGPGARPMHPDWVRDLRDQCQGARVPFFFKSWGEWAPNCLCGAKRPHPIIQRPTPGHVGCMFKCGKRRAGRLLDGRTCDEFPEGGRAYAN; encoded by the coding sequence GTGACCACCAAAATCGAATGGGCCGACATGACCATAAATCCGGTTGTGGGCTGCTCCCCCTGTTCGCCGGGCTGCGATAACTGTTACGCTGAGCGCTTTGCTGCGCGGCTGGCGAAGAATCCCAAGACGGCCAAAAAATACTCGGGCGTAGTGGACGAGAAAGGCAAGTGGACGGGCGTTATAGATTTCGATGTGTCCTGCTTGGTCAAGTTACCCAGGAAACCGAAACGCATTTTTGTGGGTAGCATGTGCGATCTGTTTCACGACTCCGTGATGGACACCCATCTAGAACAGATCGTGGGGCATATCGGCCTCACGAGAGACAACGCCCATCACACATTTATGCTTCTTACAAAGCGTCCAGAAAGAATGCGTGATTTCTTTACACGATGGGAACCATACCGAAAAGTTACCAACGTCTGGCTCGGCGTCACGGTCTGTAACCAGGCCGAGGCCGACGCCAAAATTCCCGTTCTGCTCCAGACTCCGGCGGCTGTCCGGTTCGTCAGCGTGGAGCCATGCTTGGGGCCGGTGGATTTACGTGGAAAGCTTTGCCACTGGACGTGCCCTGACGGTTCCGGGAGTTGGTTTTCTCCGGTGTCGGGAAAAGTCCATCATCGTTTGCTCGACTGGGTCATTTGCGGCGGCGAAACCGGCCCCGGCGCGCGGCCCATGCATCCTGATTGGGTGCGTGACCTGCGAGACCAGTGCCAGGGCGCGCGCGTCCCGTTTTTCTTCAAATCTTGGGGGGAGTGGGCTCCCAATTGCCTTTGCGGGGCCAAAAGGCCTCACCCAATTATCCAACGGCCCACGCCTGGGCATGTGGGATGTATGTTTAAATGCGGCAAGCGCCGCGCTGGCCGTCTGCTCGACGGGCGCACATGTGACGAGTTTCCGGAGGGAGGGAGAGCCTATGCTAACTGA
- a CDS encoding VVA0879 family protein: MEIRQITWAELEARLEAQGVPYEHYAFKCAHCGHVQSPVSLAKHMSPDAALQAVYSACEGCFTKLSFRKNKEVGCSCRLTGNAFPHKLEVLKDGAQIPIFEPASAAEAQELMQKNMAFVRRCRVCGCDNFHACPGGCYWIEKDLCSACEGKG, translated from the coding sequence ATGGAAATCCGGCAGATCACCTGGGCGGAATTGGAAGCCAGGCTTGAAGCACAGGGTGTGCCGTATGAGCATTATGCCTTTAAATGTGCTCACTGTGGCCATGTCCAGAGTCCGGTCTCCTTGGCTAAGCATATGAGCCCTGATGCCGCTCTGCAAGCGGTCTACTCTGCCTGTGAAGGTTGCTTCACCAAACTGAGTTTCCGGAAAAACAAAGAAGTCGGCTGCAGCTGTCGTCTGACTGGGAATGCATTTCCACATAAACTCGAAGTCCTGAAAGATGGCGCTCAAATCCCGATTTTTGAACCAGCTAGCGCTGCGGAAGCTCAGGAGCTCATGCAGAAGAACATGGCCTTCGTGCGTAGGTGCCGAGTTTGCGGCTGCGATAATTTTCATGCCTGTCCAGGGGGCTGCTATTGGATCGAGAAGGATCTCTGTTCTGCCTGCGAAGGTAAAGGATAA
- a CDS encoding nucleotidyl transferase AbiEii/AbiGii toxin family protein encodes MERDMIEVYSLESRRGIPAAVLEKDILLTDVLQAISEIRPRGFSLAFCGGTALAKAYKVIDRMSEDLDFKVTVPTCSEKQLLSSLETSRVQIRAAVERIGFPGDDCRAYNNNRFFTFRLRYNSRFKSQSESLRPYIQVECINIAPVEKPQLKPMRSIVADHFDVGKAVELPCTTLRETLVEKTVALLRRLGDDRERNRHNPYLMRHVYDLSRIIQNIGRPDDAKFQEMFVQKVRLDTCQYAGISAAFGADARKAMKASVMDLRKDPRHARDYETSLKDLVLHGGTSSYHTALAHFLPLADALIKRLDLADAEAGVPHASGMRPRH; translated from the coding sequence ATGGAACGCGACATGATAGAGGTTTACAGCCTTGAATCCCGCAGAGGCATACCTGCCGCCGTCCTTGAGAAAGATATTTTATTGACCGATGTCCTGCAGGCCATCTCCGAGATCAGGCCGCGAGGATTCTCCCTCGCTTTTTGCGGTGGAACGGCTCTCGCCAAGGCCTACAAAGTCATTGACCGGATGAGCGAAGATCTTGATTTCAAGGTCACTGTTCCCACATGCAGCGAAAAGCAGCTTCTCTCTTCCCTTGAAACCTCCCGGGTTCAGATCCGCGCCGCAGTGGAGCGCATCGGCTTCCCCGGCGATGATTGCCGTGCCTATAATAACAATAGATTTTTTACCTTCCGGCTCCGATATAACAGCCGTTTCAAAAGCCAGTCCGAATCCCTGCGTCCATATATTCAGGTTGAATGCATCAATATCGCGCCGGTGGAAAAGCCTCAGCTGAAGCCAATGCGCTCCATCGTGGCTGACCATTTCGACGTGGGAAAAGCCGTGGAACTCCCCTGTACGACACTGCGCGAAACGCTTGTCGAAAAAACAGTCGCCCTCCTGCGCCGCTTGGGGGACGACAGAGAGCGGAACCGGCATAATCCATATCTAATGCGCCACGTCTACGATCTCAGCCGGATCATACAAAACATCGGCCGGCCCGACGATGCGAAATTCCAGGAAATGTTCGTTCAGAAAGTCCGGCTCGACACTTGCCAATATGCCGGCATCAGCGCCGCCTTTGGGGCGGATGCCAGAAAGGCCATGAAAGCGTCTGTCATGGATCTGCGGAAGGACCCCAGACATGCACGGGATTATGAGACATCGCTCAAGGATCTGGTTCTGCACGGCGGGACGTCTTCCTACCACACGGCACTGGCGCACTTTCTTCCCCTTGCGGATGCCCTGATCAAGCGTCTGGACTTGGCCGACGCCGAGGCGGGCGTGCCTCACGCCTCCGGGATGCGCCCAAGGCACTAG
- a CDS encoding DUF6088 family protein, producing the protein MKLIFRIRRSIARRKGSVVLTRDFSGFGSKAAVAKALRELVGSNVLCRLGYGVYGKLRFVGHLGRYALQRPFEGMAEEALRRLGVSCGPGRAQRAYLEGKTNQVPMTVAFEVGTRIRRKLGLGELKVSYERNRSHGTRHDRGLQP; encoded by the coding sequence ATGAAGCTGATTTTCCGGATCCGGCGAAGCATCGCCAGACGCAAAGGATCAGTGGTCCTCACACGCGATTTTTCGGGTTTTGGAAGCAAGGCGGCCGTGGCAAAGGCCCTCAGGGAACTTGTCGGTTCCAATGTTCTCTGTCGGCTTGGATACGGCGTTTATGGAAAGTTGCGATTTGTCGGGCATCTTGGCCGATACGCACTGCAGCGCCCCTTTGAGGGCATGGCTGAAGAAGCCCTCAGGCGCCTGGGCGTATCCTGCGGCCCGGGCCGGGCGCAGCGGGCTTATTTGGAGGGCAAGACAAATCAGGTTCCCATGACAGTAGCCTTTGAAGTGGGCACCCGCATTCGCAGAAAGCTCGGCCTGGGAGAGTTGAAGGTCAGTTATGAGAGAAATAGGTCGCATGGAACGCGACATGATAGAGGTTTACAGCCTTGA